The following coding sequences are from one Penaeus monodon isolate SGIC_2016 chromosome 21, NSTDA_Pmon_1, whole genome shotgun sequence window:
- the LOC119586700 gene encoding uncharacterized protein LOC119586700 encodes MYPRQVYELSKGCIAFFILLSVIALFCMITHFKVLLAMIRSCCGRRKLSEEENMETSEQDTNPHASVKKSPPTEKQPYPMEKMSSDGQENKPAYTTPPRTADHGLSDTPSAHTATMEYVNEAFVERV; translated from the exons ATGTATCCACGACAAGTTTATGAACTGTCTAAAGGCTGTATTGcgttctttattctcctctcagTTATTGCCCTCTTTTGTATGATTACTCATTTCAAGGTTCTTCTTGCAATGA TCAGGTCATGCTGTGGTAGAAGAAAGTTGTCAGAGGAAGAAAACATGG AAACAAGTGAGCAG GACACCAACCCTCATGCGAGTGTTAAAAAAAGCCCACCTACAGAAAAACAACCTTATCCAATGGAAAAAATGAGTTCTGATGGCCAAGAGAATAAACCAGCATACACCACTCCTCCAAGGACTGCTGACCATGGGCTAAGTGACACCCCCTCTGCTCATACTGCCACGATGGAGTATGTTAATGAAGCCTTTGTTGAGCGAGTTTGA
- the LOC119586212 gene encoding serine/threonine-protein phosphatase PP1-beta catalytic subunit (The sequence of the model RefSeq protein was modified relative to this genomic sequence to represent the inferred CDS: added 52 bases not found in genome assembly): MADTELDIDNLISRLLEVRGCRPGKSVQMTEAEVRGLCLKSREIFLQQPILLELEAPLKICGDIHGQYTDLLRLFEYGGFPPESNYLFLGDYVDRGKQSLETICLLLAYKIKYPENFFLLRGNHECASINRIYGFFDECRRRYGTKLWKTFTDCFNCLPIAAIIDEKIFCCHGGLSPDLQSMEQIRRIMRPTDVPDTGLLCDLLWSDPDKDVSGWGENDRGVSFTFGADVVSKFLNRHDLDLICRAHQVVEDGYEFFAKRQLVTLFSAPNYCGEFDNAGGMMSVDETLLCSFQILKPSEKKAKYQYSGLTQNRPNPPNRQQRPQQQRK; this comes from the exons tgCGAGGATGCAGGCCAGGAAAAAGTGTACAGATGACAGAGGCAGAAGTCCGTGGGCTCTGCCTCAAGTCCCGCGAGATATTCCTGCAGCAACCCATACTTCTTGAGTTAGAGGCACCTCTCAAGATCTGCG GAGACATTCACGGCCAGTATACAGACTTGCTACGTCTCTTTGAGTATGGCGGCTTCCCCCCCGAGTCCAACTACCTCTTCCTTGGGGACTATGTGGACCGTGGGAAGCAGTCGCTTGAGACCATCTGCCTGCTCTTAGCCTACAAGATCAAGTACCCTGAGAACTTCTTCCTCCTTAGGGGCAACCATGAGTGCGCCTCCATCAACAGAATCTACGGCTTCTTCGACGAGT GTCGCAGGAGGTATGGCACAAAGCtctggaagacttttacagactGCTTCAACTGCCTGCCCATTGCTGCCATCATTGATGAGAAGATCTTCTGCTGCCACGGAGGGTTGAGTCCCGACCTACAGAGCATGGAACAGATCCGGCGGATAATGAGGCCCACTGATGTTCCTGACACTG GTCTCCTCTGTGACTTGCTGTGGTCAGATCCTGACAAAGATGTTTCAGGCTGGGGTGAGAATGACCGTGGTGTCTCCTTCACTTTCGGTGCAGATGTCGTCAGTAAATTCTTGAACCGTCATGATTTAGACTTAATATGCAGAGCACATCAG GTTGTTGAAGATGGTTATGAATTCTTTGCCAAGAGACAGTTAGTCACTCTGTTCTCAGCTCCAAATTACTGTGGAGAGTTTGACAATGCAGGAGGAATGATGTCTGTGGATGAAACCCTCCTCTGCTCCTTCCAG ATTTTGAAGCCGTCAGAGAAGAAGGCCAAGTACCAGTACAGCGGCCTCACTCAGAACcgtcccaacccccccaaccgtCAACAGCGACCTCAGCAGCAGAGAAAATAA